The Mercurialis annua linkage group LG7, ddMerAnnu1.2, whole genome shotgun sequence genome includes the window CGACTCATTGCAGACTTGCGGCTGGCAGATTGAGATTATTGTTTTTAGTACTCTATTATATTatggttttttttcattttgtttgttGTACTACATATTAAGTGATGTTTTTTAGTACTCtattatattatgttttttagTACTACATATTAAGTGATGTTTTTTAGTACTCTATTATGTAATACATATATAGCATCAATCCCAACCTAAAAAcacattattttgaaaaatataatttttagcaacaaaatataacaaaaattcggcagcatttcctctataatagtagcatcacccattttcagGGACTTCCTGTAAAAcacaaatacatatatatttgcCAACAACACCAACCAAAaaacacatattatatttacagagtatttttagcaacaaattctaacaaaaattcgccagcatttcctctataatagtagcatcacccattttcagGGACTTCCTGTAAAAcacaaatacatatatatttgcCAACAACACCAACCAAAaaacacatattatatttacagagtatttttagcaacaaattctaacaaaaattcggcagcatttcctctataatagtagcatcacccattttcagGGACTTCCTGTAAAAcacaaatacatatatatttgcCAACAACACCAACCAAATGTATTACTAAGTAAAACAAGTGACACGGCCTCAAACAGAAGCATCTAACAATCTCTGCCATTGCGCTCTCCTGAGAACGTACAATCCCTCCAAATACTCAACGGTAGCATCCCTGTTTGTGAACCACAAGGAGGCAATAGGAGGGACTGGAAAATTATCACATAAATCTAGACGAACAAAATGAGCGTATCTACCCAAAAATAGTATCACTATCTCTCAGTGGCCGTGAGTCGATATCAGAAGAATGTAAAGGCAGAATTGTACACGTACCAAAACCCGGCTGTGAGTTCGTCGCGCCATTTATGAAAATGACAGCTACATTGAAGAGAGTGGCAATGGGGAACAAGTCATCTATAACCTGCATCCAGTGATCGCGCCCACATGCCTCCCCTTCCCACCTAATACGTGAAATGGCCGCTTGGATCCCATCACTGCAAAGACCGTCATATAGGCCAGGGTTGCCGGTTAGTTCATTTGCAATGCTTCTTCTTATGAAACCCCACTTGTTTTGATCACCGTATATGTAATCTGCGACAACGCGAAACCCACAGTTCCCGTCGCCATCCACGTCCACATATTTCGTGACAAATGGCAATATGATTCCAGGAATAAGCTCTGAATTCGGGATAAAATCTGCATAAAACATATATTGACATTATTGTTATACACAATATATTAACTTCGCtgcattattattataaaaaatatatttacctGATGTAGGAGCACTGTAGCCCCGACCTTGTGATGAACTTGTGATGACTTGGCACGGCCACGACCATGACTGTACTCCCAAACACTCGGGTTCCGCTTGGTGGATGTGCTCCCCTTCGGTCTACCTCTCACCGTGCTCTTTACTTCTGGTTCAAGATAAGCAGATTCTTCGGGATGAAGTCGCTCGTTTATAATATGAGATATGTCGCGCACAATAGAGGGATCTTGAGACATCACCTCCTCCACAACCCCGCAAAAGTACCGATGATCCTCTGACTGAAAAGCGGCATAATCGGCTTGTTCTGATGTTTCAACCCCGTCACCGATAACAAGCGTCTTCCAAAATGAATGGATACTGTCCAGACTAATCAGAACACCTGACAATATTATATACGACACTTATATTAGCTTTCAATAAGAACATTACTATCGAAATAAAAAGTATTGCATTGTACCTGCATCAATCACCGCTTTCAGCTCACATGCACACGGAATCTGATGTGTTGTTCTCAGCACACAACCACAACGAACTAGAACATCACAACTCAACTCTCTCATACGCCTTAGTTCCTTCGCCACTAAATCAAGACAGTAGTGGGAGACTTTGTAGGAGACATGGTCGTATGGATAACCTCGTCGATGGACGCCTATAGTCTGTCTGGAGCCCTCGAGTGTTTTCCTGCCAATATAGACAACACACTAAATTAATGATAATGTCAacgttattttttattattaagaaaatattaattattacagAAACATACCTAATATCAGTCAACTGGGACTGTATAACGCAGTCCACCTTCGTCCAAACTGTGTCTAGAGCACCGGTACTAGAGTTGAGCCACTGCTTTAGCTGAGCATGTGCACTCTCCACTCTACACGTAGTGGTGTTTCCAAAATGTAAGACTTTGTTTGTCCAACATGATACAAACTTCTCTTTGTGCCCCAACCAAGTACGGTCAAGATATTGCATCACAGCTGGAAACGCTCTAGTCCGCATTTTCACAGTGGTCAAAGCTGCTACGTATTGTTCCTCTGTTTGAGCCTTAATAAGTTTCTTCCACGACCCATTCATGAAAGTATCAGTTATTGCGGTGTCTCTCCCACACAGTTTGAACACTTTGTCTTCTACATCCTTATTTATGTGCCACGTACAAAGCAGATGAGGGGTATGTGGAAATATCTCTTTCACTGGTTTAAGCAGCCCCAACTCTCGATCAGTAAAAATACAAGTCGGCTGTAGGTGGTCGCCAATCAAAAACCTCAACCTTTCCAACACCCATCTGTAACTCCCCTCAGTCTCATccttcataattgcatatgcaattaaGAAGTTCTTGTTAGAAGGGGTCATACCGATAATCTCAAAGAAAGGCATGTGGTATTTGTTGGTCTTATACGTGGAGTCCATACCGATCACCCAGGGGTAAGTTCGGACTAACCGCACGGAGTCAGGATGCGACATGAAAAGATGGGTCAACACACCTGTGCTCTCCTCAGAAAGCGTCCAGTGTAAATAGTTGTGCGTCAGAGCCAAATGAAAAAACTGACCTACCATATCTCTATCCTCAAAGCTGGACTTTCTCAAATTATCTCTGTAATTATAAACTTGTCTTCTTGTAGGGTTGTCAGATGGAAATTTTTCTTGAACAGCCGCCAAAATAGCACACGGCTTAGCTTGTGCCGCACTCATATCCCGCACAATCATTTTGGCCGCAGCGCTCAGTCCGCTCATCTGACGGTGTCCCTCAGGATACACAGCTAACGCATGATTGTGCATACTTGAAATCCCAGACTTCGCAAGAACAGTCCATGTGCCATTAATAAATTTCACCACAATCCTGAAAGGGCATTGGCAGGCCTTCGTCTTCGTATTCTTTCGTGCAAAAGAATCTAAATCTGTGTGCAACCCTCTATATCTCTCACCCCGACAACATCTCAAAAGTTTTACCAACCCCCCTTTCTTGTGAGACGAAATAACCAGCTCAAACCCAATCTGTATAGCAATTCCCTTTGCCCAATTTATTGCTTCGGTATCACTTTCAAACCCGTTTTCATAAAAAAACTGTTCACTGTAATCGATACCGTCACTGCCATAATTTTCTAAATGAACCTGCAAAACGAAAATAATTGTAACAATtttcagaaaaataaattaaaattacactagttaaataaaatcacaattataaaataacattaaacaCATGAATACAAAAATTCGCTagcaaaaaaagttaaatttaatcgAAACTCTAATTAAAAACACTAACAAATAAATAGTAGTccacataaaatttaattaaaacactaaacttatattataactaatagaatttaattgatctctaactaataaaaattaattaatttaaagacatttaattatttatttcattaattaaattcattaattaaattcattaattaattttttttatttatttaaattaaaaaaaaatgaaaaatattgtcCCTCAGGGACGGAATCGTCCCCGAGGGACAATTGATCCATTGGGCCATCGCTGGCCGCATGGGCCATCGCCATCATTGGGTGATGGCCCAATGGTCCATCGCCGAAAGATGGCGATGGACCATATGGGCCATCGCCCAAAGATGGCGATGGCCCATGCGGCTATGGGCCATCGTTGGGCGATGGCCCATGCGGCCATGGGTCATCGTTGGGCGATGGCCCATATGGTCCATCGCCATCTGTCGGCGATGgaccatttaaaaatatttaaaaaagataaaaaaaattaaaacgaacgtaaaatagataaaataccTCGGCAAATCCGGATACGCTAGTTTCGGATGGTGGATATTCGTTTCCCGACGAATTACGAgcgttatccgtcattttaatcGAATTAGTAAATATGGACTACTATCATTTGAGAgaacacattttttttttttggttcagaattttttttttttacaataagagtaaaatgataatttttgggGCGGTGGCCAGTAatttggggcggcgaatagtaaaccccgttttataaatggatttaagcaaaatccaTTTAAAGACTCttgtactttatattttttttctgtaaGTTTTTACacttcattttaaaattatctgGTTCCtgtatttatctattttttattttcaggtcatttttgatttttttccagTCCTTTTGCatgactggaggaaaaaaagattgtaagtAGAGAGACTGGAGGAAAAAACATTATAAGTACAGGgactgaaacaaattcaaaaagaatctgaaaatcaaaaatatataaatagaaggaccagataatataaaaataaaatataaggacCTACAGAAAAATAAGTGTAAATACATGGATCTCTAGGTGGTTTAAGCCATAAATTTATGTATAACATTAATGGTGCATttgactattttatattttaatgtaaaagtaaaaaatagggttaattacatataaaatcaccacctttacacgaattctcaaaaataacacgacctttaaaacgtgtcaattcagggcatcacctttcatttatttttaaaaataacatggacacgtttttagataaaattttgctgacttggacacccaataGGAGTgacacgtgtcatgccacgtcagcaaaaatgccattaaaaatgtgcccatgttgtttttgaaaagaaatgaaaggtggtgccctgaattgccacgttttaaaggtcatgttatttttgcaatttcgtgtaaaggtggtgattttatatgtaattaaccctaaaaaatataaaaatacttgcctattacatttattattttctttgtaaaaataaaaatatgacaaaCAAAATGAAATGGAGAGAGTATTAATTTTCACTAATTTTACATATGTTTTGATAGTTTTATCTGTCATTTTGACACCGCTTTCATTATGTATTAGTGTTTTGATTATTGTACATGTATTGGAGAGTTCGACGTTTTTTAAGAATGACGAAGCCGATTGAAACAGAATCACTAGGATTTCAAGCATCAATGATATAATTATAGTTCACGAGCCTTTAACATTTAATCTCTGAAAAAGATTATAGGAGTTTCATAACTGCATAAAATATCTCCTCTAAAGATGATAAATATGTTGGATAATTTTGGATGAtaatgtttattaaatttttcactttttaaaaattatattttaatttgtacgTATTATTGTAATTAGATGATCTATTAAATGGCTAATTGTTCTTACAGATGACCACGGCGAATCCAAACATGTTCCATAATGTGGAAaagataaaactgaaaattgatAAGATGGAtacaattgataaaatataaattttaaggcTAGAATTTTAGAACGGAAAAATTATactattgaattttatttttacaatttttcaaaaatttaaaataataaaatagataatGG containing:
- the LOC126657141 gene encoding PKS-NRPS hybrid synthetase cheA-like; the encoded protein is MAMAHAASDGPMDQLSLGDDSVHLENYGSDGIDYSEQFFYENGFESDTEAINWAKGIAIQIGFELVISSHKKGGLVKLLRCCRGERYRGLHTDLDSFARKNTKTKACQCPFRIVVKFINGTWTVLAKSGISSMHNHALAVYPEGHRQMSGLSAAAKMIVRDMSAAQAKPCAILAAVQEKFPSDNPTRRQVYNYRDNLRKSSFEDRDMVGQFFHLALTHNYLHWTLSEESTGVLTHLFMSHPDSVRLVRTYPWVIGMDSTYKTNKYHMPFFEIIGMTPSNKNFLIAYAIMKDETEGSYRWVLERLRFLIGDHLQPTCIFTDRELGLLKPVKEIFPHTPHLLCTWHINKDVEDKVFKLCGRDTAITDTFMNGSWKKLIKAQTEEQYVAALTTVKMRTRAFPAVMQYLDRTWLGHKEKFVSCWTNKVLHFGNTTTCRVESAHAQLKQWLNSSTGALDTVWTKVDCVIQSQLTDIRKTLEGSRQTIGVHRRGYPYDHVSYKVSHYCLDLVAKELRRMRELSCDVLVRCGCVLRTTHQIPCACELKAVIDAGVLISLDSIHSFWKTLVIGDGVETSEQADYAAFQSEDHRYFCGVVEEVMSQDPSIVRDISHIINERLHPEESAYLEPEVKSTVRGRPKGSTSTKRNPSVWEYSHGRGRAKSSQVHHKVGATVLLHQVNIFFIIIMQRNFIPNSELIPGIILPFVTKYVDVDGDGNCGFRVVADYIYGDQNKWGFIRRSIANELTGNPGLYDGLCSDGIQAAISRIRWEGEACGRDHWMQVIDDLFPIATLFNVAVIFINGATNSQPGFDLCDNFPVPPIASLWFTNRDATVEYLEGLYVLRRAQWQRLLDASEVPENG